A stretch of Roseovarius sp. M141 DNA encodes these proteins:
- a CDS encoding DUF6456 domain-containing protein — protein sequence MTSETLTANVAEVTEAQLRVEALRILRRLCEAGAVLAVAAQMEKAVVVRDGDQGDPTRTAVVDRPVAEAMALKGWIACDEPGRIARYHITKAGRVMLSTMLAEAENRASGFGDAQAAFSAVGDEADAQDVPRRMRYNVAESPLIALARRKGRDGAQFIPNDLVRAGERLREDFELSQMGPRVTQDWSRFLTAPGGGGTGGHARGFEAARRRVEGALHDLGPGLGDIALRCCCHLEGLERAEKRMGWSARSGKIVLRIALQRLKRHYDGLGEAGGMMG from the coding sequence ATGACGTCTGAAACCTTAACGGCGAACGTTGCCGAAGTAACCGAGGCGCAACTGCGCGTCGAGGCACTGCGTATCTTGCGCCGCCTGTGCGAGGCGGGCGCTGTCCTGGCCGTCGCGGCGCAGATGGAAAAGGCCGTTGTCGTACGCGACGGCGATCAGGGCGATCCCACGCGCACCGCCGTCGTGGATAGGCCTGTCGCCGAGGCGATGGCGCTGAAGGGCTGGATCGCCTGCGACGAGCCGGGGCGCATTGCGCGCTATCACATCACCAAAGCGGGGCGCGTGATGCTGTCCACGATGCTGGCCGAGGCCGAGAATCGCGCGTCGGGCTTTGGCGATGCGCAGGCAGCTTTTTCTGCCGTCGGTGATGAGGCGGACGCGCAGGACGTGCCGCGCCGCATGCGCTACAATGTGGCCGAAAGCCCGCTGATTGCATTGGCGCGACGCAAGGGCCGCGATGGGGCGCAGTTCATCCCCAACGATCTGGTGCGCGCGGGCGAGCGTCTGCGCGAGGATTTCGAACTGTCCCAGATGGGCCCGCGCGTCACCCAGGACTGGAGCCGCTTTCTGACTGCCCCCGGTGGTGGCGGCACTGGTGGCCATGCGCGGGGTTTTGAGGCGGCCCGCCGCCGGGTCGAGGGCGCGCTGCACGATCTGGGCCCGGGTCTCGGGGACATCGCGCTGCGTTGCTGCTGTCATCTGGAAGGTCTGGAGCGTGCCGAGAAACGCATGGGCTGGTCCGCGCGCTCTGGGAAGATTGTGCTGCGCATCGCGTTGCAGCGGCTCAAGCGGCATTATGACGGCCTGGGCGAGGCCGGCGGTATGATGGGATAA
- a CDS encoding DUF6477 family protein, which yields MKDILKALDGLRRPHLLIRAARIGATEYRRDAHLRRHLGYGALPRSAAALARLVEMEEELNQQRQSDRTRYSATRHVEILIAMMGEARILRSAHAA from the coding sequence ATGAAAGATATCCTGAAAGCCCTCGACGGCCTGCGCCGACCCCACCTTTTGATCCGGGCCGCGCGGATCGGCGCCACCGAATATCGGCGCGATGCGCATCTGCGCCGCCACCTGGGCTATGGCGCGCTGCCACGCAGCGCCGCGGCGCTGGCTCGACTGGTCGAAATGGAGGAAGAGCTGAATCAGCAAAGGCAAAGCGATCGCACGCGGTATTCCGCGACGCGCCATGTCGAAATCCTGATCGCCATGATGGGCGAGGCGCGGATCCTGCGCAGCGCCCACGCGGCCTGA
- a CDS encoding trimethylamine methyltransferase family protein: MAEVGAPRRARGGGGAARRAERTAVSIETAKYIERNIPIYNMLSDEALEIIEENAETVLAEIGVNVVDNPKALERWRDAGAEIDGERVRIPRGLARKLCATAPSRYTQHARNPARNVEIGGNTLVTAPVYGPPFVRDMEGGRRYATMDDFRKFVKLGYMSKWLHMSGGTVCEPTDVPVNKRHLDMLHAHMTLSDKPFMGSVTDPSRAQDSVDMCGILFGEQFVQDNTVMTSLINVNSPLTFDDVMMGALEVYATNNQACVISPFIVGGAMAPVSVIGTLTQVLAEVLAGVAYSQLIRPGAPVIFGAFVTSIDMNSGAPTFGTPEASHILYGAGQLARRMNLPFRSGGALCGSKLPDAQAAYESAHTLNAVLMGGVNFMLHSCGWLEGGLVAGFEKFVMDADQLGVLHNMARGVSHDENGQAMDAIREVGPGGHYLGCAHTQANFKDAFWRTELLDYKPFETWDEEGARDTMTLANLRMHRMLDTYQRPALDQGIRDALDEYIAKKKASMPDAFV; encoded by the coding sequence ATGGCAGAAGTTGGGGCGCCAAGGCGCGCACGGGGTGGCGGCGGCGCAGCGCGGCGGGCCGAACGCACGGCTGTGAGCATCGAAACAGCCAAGTATATTGAGCGCAATATCCCTATTTATAACATGCTGAGCGATGAGGCGCTGGAGATCATCGAGGAAAACGCCGAAACGGTGTTGGCCGAGATCGGCGTGAATGTCGTCGACAACCCCAAGGCGCTGGAGCGCTGGCGCGACGCCGGCGCCGAGATCGATGGCGAGCGTGTGCGCATCCCCCGCGGCCTTGCCCGCAAGCTTTGCGCGACCGCGCCCAGCCGCTATACTCAACACGCGCGCAACCCGGCCCGCAACGTCGAGATTGGCGGAAACACTCTGGTCACGGCACCGGTCTACGGCCCGCCCTTCGTGCGCGACATGGAGGGTGGACGGCGCTATGCAACGATGGACGATTTCCGCAAATTCGTGAAGCTGGGCTATATGTCCAAATGGCTGCACATGTCGGGCGGCACGGTTTGCGAGCCGACAGATGTTCCGGTGAACAAGCGGCATCTGGACATGCTCCACGCCCACATGACCCTGTCGGACAAGCCCTTCATGGGGTCCGTCACCGATCCCAGCCGCGCGCAGGACAGCGTGGACATGTGCGGGATTCTCTTTGGTGAGCAATTCGTGCAGGATAACACGGTGATGACCTCACTGATCAACGTCAACTCGCCGCTGACCTTCGACGATGTGATGATGGGCGCGCTGGAGGTTTACGCCACCAACAATCAGGCCTGCGTCATCTCTCCCTTCATCGTCGGCGGTGCAATGGCGCCGGTATCGGTGATCGGCACACTGACGCAAGTTCTGGCCGAGGTGCTGGCCGGCGTCGCCTATAGCCAGCTGATCCGCCCCGGCGCCCCGGTGATCTTTGGTGCGTTTGTGACGTCCATCGATATGAACTCGGGCGCTCCGACCTTCGGCACGCCCGAGGCAAGCCATATCCTGTACGGCGCGGGGCAACTGGCGCGGCGAATGAACCTGCCATTCCGCTCGGGCGGGGCGCTGTGCGGATCGAAGCTGCCCGATGCTCAGGCGGCCTACGAATCCGCGCATACGCTGAACGCGGTGCTGATGGGCGGCGTCAACTTCATGCTGCATAGCTGTGGCTGGCTGGAGGGCGGGCTTGTCGCTGGCTTCGAGAAGTTCGTGATGGATGCCGATCAGCTGGGCGTTCTGCACAACATGGCGCGCGGCGTCAGCCATGACGAGAACGGGCAGGCGATGGACGCCATCCGCGAGGTCGGTCCGGGTGGGCATTATCTGGGCTGCGCCCATACGCAGGCCAATTTCAAGGATGCGTTCTGGCGCACCGAACTGCTGGATTACAAGCCGTTCGAGACCTGGGACGAGGAGGGCGCGCGCGATACCATGACGCTGGCGAACCTGCGCATGCACCGGATGCTGGACACCTATCAGCGCCCGGCGCTGGATCAGGGTATCAGAGATGCTCTGGATGAATATATCGCAAAGAAGAAGGCGTCGATGCCCGACGCCTTCGTTTAA
- the guaA gene encoding glutamine-hydrolyzing GMP synthase: MTEIHHERLLIIDFGSQVTQLIARRLRELDVYCEIHPFQKVTDAFLDDMCPRAIILSGGPASVIDDGSPRPPKRVFEMGVPVLGICYGQQVMMHMLGGRVERGDGTAEFGRAYVTPTEERIDLLNGWFLEQREQVWMSHGDHVAAIAPGFEIYGTSPGAPFAVTADLERRFYAVQFHPEVHHTPNGKTLYQNFIQDAGFTGDWTMAAYREEAVRQIRDQVGDKQVICGLSGGVDSSVAAVLIHEAIGDQLTCVFVDHGLLRQGEADEVVTMFRDHYNIPLIHADEADLFLGELDGVSDPETKRKIIGRLFIDVFQKYANEIDGAEFLAQGTLYPDVIESVSFSGGPSVTIKSHHNVGGLPEKMGLKLIEPLRELFKDEVRALGIELGLPASFIGRHPFPGPGLAIRCPGEITREKLDILRKADAVYIDQIRKHGLYDDIWQAFVAILPVRTVGVMGDSRTYDFACALRAVTSVDGMTADYYPFTHDFLGETATRIINEVRGINRVTYDITSKPPGTIEWE; the protein is encoded by the coding sequence ATGACCGAGATACATCACGAACGCCTTCTTATCATCGACTTCGGCAGTCAGGTAACGCAGCTTATTGCGCGTCGCCTGCGCGAGTTGGATGTCTATTGCGAAATCCACCCGTTTCAAAAGGTAACAGACGCCTTTCTGGACGATATGTGCCCGCGCGCCATCATCCTGTCAGGCGGCCCGGCCAGCGTTATCGACGACGGATCGCCCCGCCCGCCGAAACGCGTGTTTGAAATGGGCGTGCCCGTCCTTGGCATCTGCTACGGCCAGCAGGTGATGATGCACATGCTGGGCGGTCGCGTGGAGCGCGGCGACGGCACCGCCGAATTCGGGCGTGCCTACGTGACGCCAACCGAAGAGCGGATAGACCTGCTGAACGGCTGGTTCCTTGAGCAGCGCGAGCAGGTCTGGATGAGTCATGGCGACCACGTCGCCGCCATCGCCCCCGGATTCGAGATCTACGGCACCTCCCCCGGCGCGCCCTTTGCCGTGACGGCAGATCTGGAGCGTCGGTTCTACGCGGTTCAGTTCCACCCCGAAGTGCATCACACCCCGAACGGCAAGACATTGTATCAGAATTTCATTCAGGACGCCGGATTCACCGGCGACTGGACGATGGCCGCCTACCGCGAAGAGGCCGTGCGCCAGATTCGTGACCAAGTCGGCGACAAGCAGGTGATTTGCGGCCTGTCAGGCGGCGTCGATAGTTCCGTTGCCGCCGTGCTCATCCACGAGGCCATCGGCGACCAACTGACATGCGTCTTTGTCGACCACGGCCTGCTGCGTCAGGGCGAGGCCGACGAGGTCGTCACCATGTTCCGCGACCATTACAACATCCCGCTGATCCATGCGGATGAGGCGGATCTGTTCCTGGGTGAGCTTGACGGCGTAAGTGACCCGGAAACCAAAAGAAAAATAATTGGTCGCCTGTTCATCGATGTGTTCCAGAAATACGCGAACGAAATCGACGGCGCTGAATTTTTGGCTCAGGGTACGCTCTACCCCGATGTCATCGAATCTGTCAGCTTCTCTGGCGGACCGTCCGTTACGATCAAGTCGCACCACAATGTCGGCGGCCTGCCCGAGAAAATGGGGCTCAAACTGATCGAGCCGCTGCGCGAGTTGTTCAAGGACGAGGTCCGCGCTCTCGGAATAGAGCTGGGCCTGCCCGCCAGCTTCATCGGGCGTCACCCCTTCCCCGGTCCCGGCCTCGCCATCCGCTGCCCCGGCGAGATCACCCGCGAGAAACTGGATATTCTGCGCAAGGCCGATGCCGTCTACATTGACCAGATCCGCAAACATGGCCTGTATGACGATATCTGGCAGGCCTTCGTCGCAATTCTGCCCGTCCGCACGGTTGGCGTCATGGGCGACAGCCGCACCTATGATTTCGCCTGCGCCCTGCGCGCGGTGACGTCGGTCGACGGGATGACCGCCGATTACTACCCCTTCACCCATGATTTCCTTGGCGAAACGGCGACGCGTATCATCAACGAGGTGCGCGGCATCAACCGCGTAACCTATGACATCACCAGCAAACCGCCGGGCACCATCGAGTGGGAGTGA
- a CDS encoding ATPase, translated as MLYSDADTWRAAPEKHVLFYGMSGLGKTHLSNMLRASGGWFHYSIDYRIGTRYMGELIADNAKMHAMQVPFLRDLLLSDSIYIGSNITFNNLAPVSTYLGKPGDVARGGMPIDDYRTRQDQFRRAEIAALEDTGYFIDRARRLYNYPNFICDTGGSICEWVDGTDPNDPLLTELSRQCLLVRLEGSETHTAELIRRFDRAPKPMAYQPEFLTAAWLGYLRENNYIEADVNPDSFIRWTYARALAHRKPRYEAMAPWGVTLSPRDVERITDAISFEDVIAEAIERPRQTTI; from the coding sequence ATGCTTTACTCCGACGCTGACACTTGGCGCGCCGCGCCCGAAAAACATGTGCTGTTTTACGGCATGTCAGGGCTGGGCAAGACGCATCTGTCGAACATGCTGCGTGCCTCCGGTGGCTGGTTTCACTACTCGATCGATTACCGTATCGGCACGCGTTATATGGGCGAGCTGATTGCCGACAACGCCAAGATGCATGCGATGCAGGTGCCCTTCCTGCGCGATCTTCTGTTGTCGGATTCGATCTATATCGGCTCCAACATCACCTTCAACAACCTCGCCCCTGTGTCGACCTATCTGGGAAAACCGGGCGATGTGGCCCGCGGCGGGATGCCCATCGACGACTACCGTACCCGGCAGGACCAGTTTCGCCGCGCCGAGATCGCCGCGCTGGAGGACACCGGATATTTCATCGACCGTGCGCGGCGCCTCTATAACTATCCCAATTTCATTTGCGACACTGGCGGGTCGATCTGCGAATGGGTGGACGGCACCGACCCGAACGATCCGCTGCTGACCGAATTGTCACGCCAGTGCCTGCTGGTCCGGCTGGAGGGTAGCGAGACACACACTGCCGAATTGATCCGTCGCTTTGACCGCGCGCCGAAACCGATGGCCTACCAGCCCGAATTCCTGACTGCCGCATGGCTTGGGTATTTGCGTGAAAACAATTACATAGAGGCCGATGTTAATCCTGACAGCTTCATCCGCTGGACGTATGCGCGCGCGCTGGCGCACCGCAAACCGCGGTACGAGGCCATGGCCCCTTGGGGCGTGACCCTATCGCCGCGCGATGTCGAGCGTATCACCGACGCCATCAGTTTCGAAGACGTGATCGCCGAGGCTATTGAGCGCCCCCGCCAGACGACTATCTAA
- the metA gene encoding homoserine O-succinyltransferase, translated as MPIKIPSDLPAYDVLTHEGVMVMDEDQASRQDIRPLRIGLLNLMPKKIQTENQFARLIGATPLQIELSLIRMTEHQARNTAADHMESFYRSFAEVYETDEKFDGLIITGAPIEHLDFADVTYWDEMRSVFDWTQSHVHSTFGVCWGGMAMINHFHGVQKHILDAKAFGCFRHDNMDPASPYLRGFSDDMVVPVSRWTEMRKAEIDAAPGLQTLLHSSDVGPCLVEDAPHRALYVFNHFEYDSDTLKQEYDRDIAAGTPINVPGNYYPGNDPSQAPRNRWRSHAHLLYGNWISQIYQTTPYDITAIGT; from the coding sequence ATGCCCATCAAGATCCCCTCCGACCTACCCGCCTATGACGTGCTAACGCATGAGGGCGTCATGGTCATGGACGAGGATCAGGCGTCGCGTCAGGACATCCGCCCACTGCGCATCGGCCTGCTGAACCTGATGCCGAAAAAGATCCAGACCGAAAACCAGTTTGCCCGGCTGATCGGAGCCACCCCGCTCCAGATTGAGCTGAGCCTCATTCGCATGACCGAACATCAGGCGCGCAACACGGCGGCCGACCACATGGAGAGCTTTTATCGGTCCTTCGCCGAAGTCTATGAAACCGATGAGAAATTCGACGGTCTCATCATTACCGGCGCGCCTATCGAACACCTGGATTTTGCGGACGTCACCTACTGGGACGAGATGCGCAGCGTGTTTGACTGGACGCAAAGCCACGTCCACTCCACGTTCGGGGTCTGCTGGGGCGGTATGGCGATGATCAACCATTTTCACGGCGTGCAGAAGCATATTCTGGACGCCAAGGCTTTTGGCTGTTTTCGCCACGACAACATGGACCCCGCGTCACCCTACCTGCGCGGATTTTCCGACGATATGGTGGTGCCGGTCAGTCGCTGGACCGAAATGCGCAAGGCTGAAATCGACGCCGCTCCGGGGCTGCAAACGCTGCTGCACAGCTCCGACGTCGGGCCCTGCCTGGTCGAGGACGCGCCGCACCGTGCGCTCTATGTCTTCAACCACTTCGAATATGACAGTGACACATTGAAACAGGAATATGACCGCGATATCGCGGCCGGAACGCCGATCAACGTGCCCGGCAACTACTATCCCGGCAACGATCCATCGCAGGCCCCGCGCAACCGCTGGCGCAGCCACGCGCATCTGCTCTATGGCAACTGGATATCGCAAATCTACCAGACGACGCCTTACGACATCACCGCAATCGGCACGTGA
- a CDS encoding alpha/beta fold hydrolase, protein MIYIAFAIAVFVAVVQIAASMREAQAVRDFPPEGQFLDVDGTQVHVVVMGSGPDLVLIHGASGNTRDMTFSLAPRLAERYRVIVFDRPGLGYTERLNSTGATLQQQARLLRAAARQLGAKRPIVMGQSYGGAVALAWAAHYPGDVAALVPVAAASNSWDAPLSTFYSVTSSRLGQALVVPLITAFVPNSVVKDAVEAVFEPQNAPEGYADHVGAPLTLRRVSLRANANQRANILNEIRELIPLYKNIIAPTEIVHGIADTTVGLQIHSANLVDQIDGATLTRLPGIGHMTHHAAQDAVVAAIDRAARRAGL, encoded by the coding sequence TTGATATACATCGCTTTCGCCATCGCCGTCTTTGTCGCCGTTGTGCAAATCGCGGCATCGATGCGCGAGGCGCAAGCAGTGCGAGACTTCCCCCCCGAGGGTCAGTTTCTGGACGTAGACGGCACGCAGGTTCACGTGGTGGTCATGGGTTCCGGCCCCGATCTGGTGCTGATCCACGGCGCCAGCGGCAACACGCGCGACATGACCTTTTCGCTGGCCCCGCGGCTGGCAGAGCGGTACCGGGTGATCGTTTTCGACCGGCCCGGGCTGGGCTATACCGAGCGGCTGAACAGCACTGGCGCAACGCTGCAACAGCAGGCCCGGTTGCTGCGCGCCGCCGCGCGGCAGTTGGGCGCCAAGCGACCGATCGTGATGGGCCAAAGCTATGGCGGCGCAGTCGCGCTGGCATGGGCGGCGCATTACCCCGGCGATGTCGCGGCGCTTGTTCCGGTCGCGGCAGCATCCAACTCATGGGATGCGCCGCTGAGCACCTTTTACAGCGTCACCTCATCGCGACTGGGTCAGGCATTGGTCGTGCCGCTCATCACCGCCTTTGTACCGAATTCGGTGGTCAAGGACGCGGTCGAGGCTGTCTTTGAACCCCAGAACGCGCCCGAGGGTTACGCAGACCACGTCGGGGCGCCGCTGACGCTACGCCGCGTGTCATTGCGCGCCAATGCAAATCAAAGAGCAAATATCCTGAATGAAATCAGGGAATTGATACCGCTCTACAAAAACATCATCGCCCCAACCGAAATCGTGCATGGCATTGCCGATACCACTGTGGGCCTCCAGATTCACTCCGCCAACCTGGTGGACCAGATAGATGGCGCTACTCTGACCCGCCTGCCCGGAATCGGGCACATGACCCACCATGCCGCGCAGGATGCGGTCGTCGCTGCCATTGACCGCGCTGCGAGGCGCGCCGGGCTATAG
- the ppk2 gene encoding polyphosphate kinase 2 translates to MNLPFDGAISAFFQHGAPDAIREAIRAAGKDNILGDDYPYSKRMGRKKYEASLTAMQIELVKMQSWAKASGVRIAVVFEGRDAAGKGGTIKRLREHLNPRGAHVVALPKPSEIERTQWYFQRYIRHLPAAGEIVCYDRSWYNRGVVETVFGFCTDAERALFFDQAPAFEKMLVQDGIILIKIWLNVGRAEQLRRMLGREGDPLKQWKLSWIDVEGLKKWDEYSAAITRMLERTHSDHAPWTIIRSDDKRRARLAAIRRVLSAVPYDNKDVDAIGDVDPLVSAGLEIWSPAEGTDD, encoded by the coding sequence ATGAACCTCCCCTTCGATGGCGCGATCAGCGCATTCTTTCAGCACGGCGCGCCGGACGCGATCCGCGAGGCGATCCGCGCCGCGGGAAAGGACAATATTCTGGGCGATGATTACCCCTATTCCAAACGCATGGGGCGCAAGAAGTACGAGGCCAGTTTGACCGCCATGCAGATCGAACTGGTCAAGATGCAATCCTGGGCCAAGGCGTCGGGCGTGCGGATCGCCGTCGTATTCGAAGGTCGGGATGCTGCTGGAAAAGGCGGCACTATCAAACGCTTGCGCGAACACCTTAACCCGCGCGGCGCGCATGTCGTCGCCCTGCCCAAGCCCTCGGAAATCGAGCGCACCCAGTGGTATTTTCAGCGCTACATTCGGCATCTGCCTGCGGCTGGCGAAATCGTCTGCTATGATCGCAGCTGGTACAATCGCGGCGTGGTCGAAACAGTGTTCGGCTTTTGCACGGATGCCGAGCGCGCGCTGTTCTTCGATCAGGCCCCTGCATTCGAAAAGATGCTGGTGCAGGACGGGATCATCCTCATCAAGATCTGGTTGAACGTCGGGCGCGCGGAACAATTGCGCCGCATGCTGGGGCGCGAGGGCGATCCGCTGAAACAGTGGAAGCTAAGCTGGATCGACGTCGAGGGCCTGAAGAAATGGGATGAATATTCCGCCGCCATCACCCGCATGCTGGAGCGCACGCACAGTGATCATGCGCCCTGGACGATCATCCGCTCTGACGACAAGCGGCGCGCGCGCCTCGCCGCGATCCGCCGGGTGCTGAGCGCCGTCCCCTATGACAACAAGGACGTAGACGCCATCGGCGATGTCGATCCGCTGGTCAGCGCCGGTCTCGAAATCTGGTCGCCTGCCGAGGGCACGGATGACTAA
- a CDS encoding TetR/AcrR family transcriptional regulator, giving the protein MTKRGYHHGNLRQALVEAALELIEAKGPTGFTLSEAAKQAGVTPAAVYRHFAGREDLIAEAALQGYEMFGALMDFAYRSGQPSALAAFEATGRAYLAFARKHPGHYIAMFESGISVNRTPELSAAALAARRVLEQAAAQLSEHIPQDKRPPAAMFSAHIWAMSHGVVELFARGAPGAASPFAPEDLLESGIGIYLRGLGLIPPDD; this is encoded by the coding sequence ATGACTAAACGCGGCTATCACCACGGCAATCTGCGACAAGCTCTGGTCGAGGCGGCGCTGGAACTTATCGAGGCCAAAGGTCCGACAGGATTTACGCTGTCTGAGGCGGCCAAGCAGGCCGGCGTCACGCCCGCCGCTGTCTACCGCCATTTTGCCGGTCGCGAGGATTTGATCGCCGAAGCCGCCCTGCAAGGCTATGAGATGTTCGGCGCGCTGATGGATTTCGCATATCGCTCGGGTCAGCCCTCGGCGCTGGCGGCGTTCGAGGCGACGGGGCGCGCCTATCTTGCCTTCGCGCGCAAGCATCCGGGCCATTATATCGCCATGTTCGAAAGCGGCATCTCAGTCAATCGCACGCCCGAGTTGTCCGCCGCCGCCCTCGCCGCGCGCCGGGTGCTAGAGCAGGCTGCGGCGCAACTCTCCGAACATATCCCGCAGGACAAACGTCCGCCGGCCGCAATGTTCTCGGCCCATATCTGGGCGATGAGCCACGGGGTGGTCGAGCTGTTTGCGCGCGGCGCACCCGGCGCCGCCAGCCCCTTTGCCCCCGAGGATCTGTTGGAGAGCGGGATCGGGATCTATCTGCGCGGTCTCGGCCTGATCCCCCCGGACGACTGA
- a CDS encoding acyltransferase family protein produces the protein MMHYRPEIDGLRAVAVVPVILFHAGFSAFAGGYVGVDVFFVISGYLITTILIGEREAGTYSLLGFYERRARRILPALFLVLLCTIPFAWRWLAPDPFEDYARSQAFAALFLSNFHFLEKSSYYDIGSALRPLLHTWSLAVEEQFYLLFPLVLLPLGLFARRKFLVTFLILSALSLALAEWGWRTYPGENFYFTFSRLWELLAGSICAVILFGRKQMRSDIMGLTGLALIIYSIFFYNEAVPFPSVYTLVPVVGSMLIILFADRGTWTARALSAPPIVWIGLISYSAYLWHQPLFAFARIRSIGEPSLWLMSALSVATLVLAYLTMRYVETPFRRRTMLPGRNGLLTVSAAGIAAVAAFGFVGDATGGFPSRLQLQTPGMLTDLRDQLFKAAPVSGCIDGAKSGEERLCTVYRGDPPSPKIAVLGDSHGQAMMPGFAMLSNVHGVEVLTAARGACPPLLGVYLAKGGDYARECHDFVQGAAQDIVDQGIGTVYLVARWSLYTTGEYADDKATYALSDSFGARHVRSRERIATFESALSRTLEFYQKAGVRVVLVGQVPLQLVMAQTMIEQAMLMGLDPGQSGDKFTNSYVPRSMNDALVEGADDILRRIAAQHGADVLMLADHFAEADRYVWIRDGKVLYRDTNHLSVGGALDLAPRFAQSYAPR, from the coding sequence ATGATGCACTATCGGCCTGAAATTGATGGATTGCGCGCGGTCGCGGTTGTTCCGGTCATTTTGTTTCACGCCGGATTCTCGGCGTTCGCAGGCGGGTATGTCGGCGTTGATGTCTTTTTCGTCATCAGCGGCTACCTGATCACGACCATCCTCATCGGAGAGCGCGAGGCCGGCACTTATTCATTGCTGGGCTTTTATGAACGCCGCGCGCGCCGCATCCTGCCGGCGCTGTTTCTGGTACTGCTCTGCACCATTCCTTTTGCCTGGCGGTGGCTGGCGCCCGATCCGTTTGAGGATTACGCGCGCAGTCAGGCCTTTGCCGCGCTTTTCCTGTCCAATTTCCATTTCCTCGAAAAATCGTCCTATTACGATATAGGTTCGGCGTTGCGCCCTTTGCTGCACACATGGAGCCTGGCCGTGGAGGAACAGTTCTACCTGCTGTTCCCGCTGGTCCTGCTTCCCTTGGGCCTTTTCGCGCGCCGCAAGTTTCTGGTCACGTTCCTGATCCTGTCGGCGCTATCGCTGGCGCTGGCTGAATGGGGGTGGCGCACCTATCCGGGCGAAAATTTCTATTTCACCTTCTCGCGCCTCTGGGAGCTGCTGGCAGGATCTATCTGCGCGGTCATCCTGTTCGGCCGCAAGCAGATGCGCAGCGATATCATGGGCCTGACCGGTCTCGCGCTGATCATCTACAGCATATTTTTCTACAACGAAGCGGTGCCGTTCCCGTCGGTCTACACGCTGGTGCCTGTCGTCGGTTCCATGCTGATCATCCTTTTTGCCGATCGTGGCACGTGGACAGCACGCGCCCTCAGCGCACCGCCTATAGTGTGGATCGGGCTCATCAGCTACAGCGCCTACTTGTGGCATCAACCGCTGTTCGCCTTTGCACGTATTCGCAGCATCGGGGAACCGTCGCTATGGCTGATGTCGGCGCTGTCCGTTGCAACCCTCGTGCTGGCCTATCTGACGATGCGCTATGTCGAGACGCCATTCCGGCGCCGCACCATGTTGCCAGGGCGGAACGGGCTGCTGACGGTAAGCGCGGCTGGCATAGCGGCGGTTGCGGCCTTCGGTTTTGTCGGGGATGCGACCGGCGGCTTTCCCTCGCGACTCCAGCTGCAGACTCCCGGTATGCTGACCGACCTACGCGATCAGCTATTCAAGGCCGCGCCCGTATCCGGATGCATCGATGGTGCCAAAAGCGGTGAGGAACGTCTCTGCACCGTTTACCGCGGCGATCCGCCATCGCCCAAGATCGCCGTTCTGGGGGACAGTCACGGTCAGGCGATGATGCCGGGCTTTGCCATGCTGTCCAATGTGCACGGCGTCGAGGTTCTGACGGCGGCGCGTGGGGCGTGCCCGCCGCTGTTGGGGGTTTATCTGGCCAAGGGCGGCGACTATGCGCGCGAGTGTCACGATTTCGTGCAAGGCGCGGCGCAGGATATCGTCGATCAGGGCATCGGTACGGTCTACCTCGTCGCCCGGTGGAGCCTCTATACCACTGGCGAATACGCCGACGACAAGGCGACATACGCGCTGAGCGACAGCTTTGGTGCGCGGCATGTCCGCAGCCGCGAACGGATTGCCACCTTCGAGTCGGCGCTGAGCCGAACGCTGGAGTTCTATCAAAAGGCGGGCGTGCGGGTCGTGCTGGTCGGGCAGGTGCCGCTGCAACTGGTAATGGCCCAAACCATGATCGAGCAAGCCATGTTGATGGGTTTGGATCCAGGTCAGAGCGGTGACAAGTTCACAAACAGCTATGTGCCACGATCGATGAATGACGCGCTGGTCGAAGGCGCCGATGACATCTTGCGCCGGATCGCCGCGCAGCATGGCGCCGACGTGCTGATGCTGGCCGATCACTTTGCCGAGGCGGATCGCTATGTTTGGATCCGCGATGGCAAGGTTCTATACCGTGACACCAATCACCTGTCGGTGGGCGGCGCGCTGGATCTTGCGCCGCGCTTTGCGCAGAGCTATGCGCCGCGCTGA